From a single Planctellipticum variicoloris genomic region:
- a CDS encoding Nramp family divalent metal transporter, whose translation MTLRPEEDFNTLPPSQDPEPDEGQRLPPRRAWDVLRNLGPGLIIAGSIVGSGELIATTKTGAQAGIALLWLIIIGCVIKVFVQIELGRFTISKGESTLAAMDQVPGPRLVVNWLVWYWLAMMIASMGQLGGIAGGVGQALAISYPITGDYAAAIRTPSNSELKRFVRWDDDAKNGGVELAKLSPAEQKRIQRGHAIVGQAIADLGEEGEVLLERVRKQEKIEDPVTSDDRIYAAMIAVATAFMLYWGRYNLIQNLSTVLVVAFTFITLGNVVALQMTREFSISLQDFWHGLSFSLPSRESGIDPVVTALATFGIIGVGATELIAYPYWCLEKGYARYAGRDDGSEAWLQRARGWIRVMHVDAFASLIVYTVATLAFFLMGVAVLFNEGRDPDGMRMVSTLATAYVPIFGEYARWLFLGGAFAVLYSTFLVANAGHARTVVDALKLTGVIDRHSEDVHRRALNWVSFAFPLVCLLMLLGLGENPVKLILWSGVMQAVMLPMLAGAALYFRYTKTDRRLRGPWWWDVLLIISSLGMLLAGGWLIYSKVA comes from the coding sequence ATGACGTTGCGCCCGGAGGAAGATTTCAACACGCTGCCGCCTTCCCAGGATCCGGAACCGGACGAAGGGCAGCGTTTGCCGCCGCGGCGGGCATGGGATGTCCTGCGAAATCTCGGTCCGGGGCTGATCATTGCGGGGAGCATCGTCGGTTCCGGCGAGCTGATTGCGACGACGAAGACCGGCGCTCAGGCGGGGATCGCGCTGCTGTGGCTGATCATCATCGGCTGCGTGATCAAGGTCTTTGTGCAGATCGAGCTGGGTCGGTTTACGATCAGCAAGGGGGAATCGACGCTGGCGGCGATGGACCAGGTCCCCGGACCGCGGCTGGTCGTGAACTGGCTGGTCTGGTACTGGCTGGCGATGATGATCGCCAGCATGGGGCAGCTTGGAGGGATCGCCGGGGGCGTGGGGCAGGCGCTGGCGATCTCGTACCCGATCACGGGGGACTATGCGGCCGCGATCCGGACCCCTTCGAACAGCGAGCTGAAGCGGTTCGTGCGGTGGGACGACGACGCGAAGAACGGCGGAGTGGAACTGGCGAAGCTGTCGCCTGCGGAGCAGAAGCGCATCCAGCGGGGTCACGCGATCGTCGGCCAGGCGATCGCGGATCTGGGGGAGGAGGGAGAGGTTCTGCTGGAGCGTGTCCGGAAGCAGGAGAAGATTGAAGATCCGGTCACCAGCGACGATCGGATTTACGCCGCGATGATCGCGGTCGCGACGGCGTTCATGCTCTACTGGGGACGCTACAACCTGATCCAGAATCTCTCGACGGTGCTGGTGGTGGCGTTCACGTTCATCACGCTGGGGAACGTGGTTGCGCTGCAGATGACGCGGGAGTTTTCGATCTCGCTGCAGGATTTCTGGCATGGCTTGTCGTTCAGCCTGCCGTCTCGGGAGTCGGGGATCGATCCGGTGGTGACCGCGCTGGCGACGTTCGGGATCATCGGCGTCGGGGCGACGGAGCTGATTGCGTATCCGTACTGGTGTCTGGAGAAGGGGTATGCCCGCTATGCCGGGCGCGACGACGGCAGCGAGGCGTGGCTGCAGCGGGCGCGGGGTTGGATCCGGGTGATGCATGTGGATGCCTTTGCGTCGCTTATCGTCTACACGGTGGCGACGCTGGCGTTCTTTCTGATGGGCGTCGCCGTGCTCTTCAACGAGGGGCGCGATCCGGACGGGATGCGGATGGTGAGCACGCTGGCGACGGCGTACGTGCCGATCTTCGGGGAATATGCACGGTGGCTGTTCTTGGGCGGGGCGTTCGCGGTGCTGTATTCGACGTTTCTGGTGGCGAATGCGGGGCATGCGCGGACTGTGGTCGACGCGCTGAAGCTGACGGGCGTGATCGACCGGCACAGCGAGGATGTGCATCGTCGGGCGCTCAACTGGGTCAGCTTTGCCTTCCCGCTGGTCTGTCTGCTGATGCTGCTCGGGCTGGGGGAGAACCCGGTCAAGCTGATACTCTGGTCGGGCGTGATGCAGGCGGTGATGTTGCCGATGCTGGCCGGGGCGGCGCTGTATTTCCGCTACACGAAGACTGATCGGCGACTGCGGGGGCCGTGGTGGTGG